The genomic window TCGATAACAAGTACCCTAACACTTGCTCAGCTTGCTCCATTTGATCACTCCTACAAAACCCCTGCAAAAGAGTATTAAAAGTAACAGCATTTGGCTTCAACCCCTTCAACATCATGTCATCCCTAATCCTCAACGCCTCATTCATATTCCCTTTCCTACAATACCCATCAATAAGTGCATTAAAAACAAACTCATTAGGACAAAATCCCTTGCTATACATTTCCACCAAAACCGAATTCGCCTCATCGAATTTCTCAGACTTCATGAAACCATTAACAAGAATCCCATAAGTAACTAAATTCGGGCTCACTTTGTTCTCAACCATCTTTTCTTTAAACCTAAAAGCTTCTTCTAACCTTCCATTCTTACACAACCCGTCAATCAAACTATTATAAGTAACCACATTCGGCAAAACACCTTGCTCCTCCATTCTAAAAAACAAACCAACAGCATCATCAATCTTTCCACCTTTACTAAACGCATTAATCGCAGTCGCGTACGTGTAAACGTCAAGCGTAACACCACTACGACAAACAGCCTCAAAAACTCTATAACTCTTGTGAAGCTCATTCGATTTCACCAACGAACTCAACAAAAAATTACAGGTTTTAAGCGAAGGAAAAACACCATTGCTCGTAAACAGTGTAAAAATATCAAAAGCCCAATGAAAACCTAAATGCTGAAACTGCGAACACAAAATATGAAGCAACAAATCCAATTCACCGTGACTGTGACTTCCTTCCGTTAACCTATTCAGTTCAAGAAACGACGAAGCGATTTCGCTAAGCCTATCGTTCACATTACCTAACGGCGTGTAAACGTTTCCGTCGATTAAACGCTTCAACATGAATCTAGCGCGGGGTAAAAACCTAGAAGATAGAAGCAAACGGATTAAGAGACAATAAGAACGAACCGTGAAGCGGAACTTGAATTGGTTAGAAGCGAAACGGAAGAAATCGAGTGTGGTTTTGAGGTTGAAAGAGGAATGGTGAATGAAGAACAAGCGGTCGAATTCGTGAGAGGTTAAATGAGGTAGAATCGATTTGCATTTGGAAGAATCTAGAGTTTTGTGTGAGAGGATGGAAGGTAGGGAAGTTAGTGAAGTGTTGGTGGAATCTGGCGGCGGcggcggtggtggtggtggagggAAGTGGCGGCGGTGGTAGCGAGGGATGGTGGAGGTGATCCAGGTTAGAGGACGAGTGAAGATTAAGGGAGGTTTAGTGGTGATGTGTTTGGCGAAATCCATAGCGAAATGCATAGCATTGGTTTGTGAAATGAAATGGAAACGGTTATTGTTGGTTTGAGTTTGGTGTTGTTGAAGCCATTGGTTGGTTTTGTGATTGTGAGGGTGTGAACGTGGCACGGTTTAGGGAAGAAAG from Vicia villosa cultivar HV-30 ecotype Madison, WI unplaced genomic scaffold, Vvil1.0 ctg.000131F_1_1_1, whole genome shotgun sequence includes these protein-coding regions:
- the LOC131624472 gene encoding pentatricopeptide repeat-containing protein At4g19440, chloroplastic-like, whose translation is MHFAMDFAKHITTKPPLIFTRPLTWITSTIPRYHRRHFPPPPPPPPPPDSTNTSLTSLPSILSHKTLDSSKCKSILPHLTSHEFDRLFFIHHSSFNLKTTLDFFRFASNQFKFRFTVRSYCLLIRLLLSSRFLPRARFMLKRLIDGNVYTPLGNVNDRLSEIASSFLELNRLTEGSHSHGELDLLLHILCSQFQHLGFHWAFDIFTLFTSNGVFPSLKTCNFLLSSLVKSNELHKSYRVFEAVCRSGVTLDVYTYATAINAFSKGGKIDDAVGLFFRMEEQGVLPNVVTYNSLIDGLCKNGRLEEAFRFKEKMVENKVSPNLVTYGILVNGFMKSEKFDEANSVLVEMYSKGFCPNEFVFNALIDGYCRKGNMNEALRIRDDMMLKGLKPNAVTFNTLLQGFCRSDQMEQAEQVLGYLLSNGLSVNEDACSYVIHLLCNSYKFDSALKIVKELLWRNIKVNDSLLTLLVCGLCKCGKHLEAIDLWFRLADKGIAANTAASNGLLHGLCLRGDMEEVFAVVKEMMGKGLVLDGISYNTLIFGCCKSGKIEKAFKLKEEMVKQGFKPDTYTYNFLMKGLADKGKIDDVDKVLQEAVEHGVVPNIYTYALMLEGYCNADRIDNAVSFFNKLVYKEVELSSVVYNILIAAHSKAGNFMEAFKLRDTMKSKDILPTIATYSSIIHGMCRIGRVEEAKDFFEEMRNEGLMPNVFCYTALIGGYCKLGQMDEVQNILLEMTSKCIHPNKITYTIMIGGYCKLGNTTEANKLLNEMIRNGISPDTVTYNVLQKGYCKEKELEETLLCDPMSNTEAPMEEITYTTLVEKLHPHTDAAISNKK